A window of the Gossypium hirsutum isolate 1008001.06 chromosome A05, Gossypium_hirsutum_v2.1, whole genome shotgun sequence genome harbors these coding sequences:
- the LOC107958349 gene encoding uncharacterized protein isoform X2: protein MHAPMNHAPMNHSGCLHFRQPFKQECFLRSCCFFLSVYLLIIVSTVGLGGLLVVFVLKPQKPVFSIQTVRLDAYQLNVYSNTTLFVSAVASMVLNASNPNKIGLRYSPSRLQLYSEGLPMAVIRVPGFFQPAHSNNVSLTTRVLIPCVNVTQILGGAWLQDQQGHNIVPMKLSGDIRVNLHFTHITLPKIKVALDCDISFEYKELAFLNEAYIKKPPKDLLASFSNDSNSFLKRCALAIYV, encoded by the exons ATGCATGCACCAATGAACCATGCACCAATGAACCATTCAGGTTGTTTACATTTCCGCCAACCATTCAAACAAGAATGTTTTCTCAGGAGCTGCTGTTTCTTTCTCTCCGTATATCTTCTAATCATAGTTTCCACCGTAGGTTTGGGTGGATTGCTTGTCGTATTCGTTTTGAAGCCTCAAAAACCGGTGTTTTCAATCCAAACCGTAAGATTAGATGCGTACCAGTTGAACGTTTATTCCAACACAACCCTGTTTGTCTCGGCTGTTGCATCCATGGTTCTAAATGCTAGCAATCCTAACAAAATTGGCCTCAGATACAGCCCTTCAAGGCTTCAACTCTACTCAGAAGGACTTCCGATGGCGGTTATCCGAGTTCCCGGGTTCTTTCAACCCGCTCATAGTAACAATGTCAGTTTGACGACAAGGGTTTTGATTCCTTGTGTGAATGTTACCCAAATTCTGGGCGGGGCTTGGTTGCAAGACCAGCAGGGGCACAACATTGTTCCAATGAAACTATCAGGTGACATTAGAGTGAACCTCCATTTTACACACATAACCCTGCCAAAGATCAAG GTGGCCTTGGATTGTGACATAAGTTTCGAGTATAAGGAATTGGCCTTCTTAAACGAAGCTTATATCAAGAAACCACCTAAAGATCTACTT GCATCTTTTTCAAATGATTCCAACTCCTTTCTCAAGAGATGTGCTTTGGCTATCTACGTATAA